The sequence AGTTGATGAGTAAATTCCTCCTTTTCTTCCTCTTCTAATTTTAACCTTGCCAATAAACATACATGTTCAACTTCTTTTTTGGTAATACCCATTTTTTCTGCTCCCTTTTTTTAACTGGATAATGTCAAAAATTCACTCTCAACCTTCTTAATGTCCTCCGCCTTCTTTAGCCTCTTTCTTCCATTGGTATAATCGAGGATAGAGTTTATTATGTAGATATTGAGTCCTTACTGCTTCTAATTTTTCTTTTACCTCTATATCTTTTTCTGCCTTATTTAAAAGTCCCAGTTCAATCTGGCACATCGTGATTATTTCTTTTCTCTGTTTAATCCAGGGAGCATTCTGACTGGCGTCTTTAGTCTCTAACCAATATAGTTTATCTTTTTGTTTTTTTATGGTGCGTGCTATTTTTTGTTTTGTTGCTTTAGGTTTGTTCAGGTCGATGAGACTAAGTGCCTCGAGCACCACATCGGGAGTAACATTAAATCGGGTGGATAATTCGACAATAATTTTTAATGTCGTTTCATCTAATTTGTAATCTTTATACAGTTTGAGTAACTCATTTAATTGATTTCCTTCTGTTCTGGTAGTTTCTGCAATCCATGTTTTTGTCTTTTTTTCTCTTAATTCCTTTTCTTGTTTAAGCACTTTTTGTTTTTCAGCGGTTTTATTATAAACAATATTATAAGTCACAATAAAGACTATTACCGTTATTGTGACTAATATTATTAGACCAATGATTTTACTTATTATTTTTAACAACATCAATATTTGCCTCTTTTAAGAGATTCATTGCTAACTCATCCGGATACGCACCTTCATAGACTATCTTTTTAATTCCAGCATTAATTAACATTTTAACACATAAAATACAAGGTTGATGGGTGCAATAAAGTGATGCTCCATTAATACCCATTCCATGTAATGCAGATTGAATAATAGCATTTTGTTCAGCATGTAATCCCCGGCAGAGTTCATGTCGTTCTCCAGAGGGAATTTGCATTTTATCCCGCAGACAACCTATTTCATCACAATGTTTTAGTCCTGTCGGAGCACCATTATAACCGGTAGATAAAATATACTTATCTTTAACGATAACGGCGCCCACCTGCCTTCTCAGACAGGTCGAGCGTTTCGCAACCAAGTGAGCAATTTCCATAAAATATGTATCCCATGACGGTCTTGTTTTCATTATTTAATCAGAAGACAACTTCTATCTTCTACCCT is a genomic window of bacterium containing:
- a CDS encoding cytidine/deoxycytidylate deaminase family protein; the protein is MKTRPSWDTYFMEIAHLVAKRSTCLRRQVGAVIVKDKYILSTGYNGAPTGLKHCDEIGCLRDKMQIPSGERHELCRGLHAEQNAIIQSALHGMGINGASLYCTHQPCILCVKMLINAGIKKIVYEGAYPDELAMNLLKEANIDVVKNNK